In the Thermodesulfobacteriota bacterium genome, one interval contains:
- a CDS encoding Fic family protein — protein sequence MNLKDFKAGQWIQQYQYKSFLPVHINIEWTWSDPQINTLLEEAMQAIGELNAFSLIVPDVDLFIQMHVLKEANTSSRIEGTKTEIDEALKPKEMIAPERRDDWQEVQNYIKAMTQAIEQLGQIPLSNRLLKATHKTLLEGVRGEGKLPGEFRKSQNWIGGSGPSNAAFVPPQHTEVPDLMSDLEKFLHNDTIHVPHLIRIAISHYQFETIHPFLDGNGRIGRLLITLYLVSKGILKKPTLYLSAYIEKHKAAYYDALNHVRESNDLGHWVRFMLTAVRDTAQKGKETFQSILEIRNEVEKAILSLGKKARNANLLLNYLYSKPIITPKEVAEMLSTTHQSASSLIRDFESLNILKKWEKTGRSQTYIFGRYFALFLD from the coding sequence ATGAATTTAAAGGACTTCAAAGCTGGACAATGGATTCAGCAATATCAATATAAAAGTTTCTTGCCTGTGCATATAAACATTGAATGGACATGGAGTGATCCCCAAATCAACACTCTTTTGGAAGAAGCCATGCAGGCCATCGGAGAACTGAATGCCTTTTCCCTGATTGTTCCCGATGTTGATCTCTTTATACAAATGCATGTACTAAAGGAGGCAAACACGTCAAGCCGGATTGAGGGCACGAAAACAGAAATCGATGAAGCCCTTAAGCCAAAAGAAATGATCGCGCCGGAACGTCGGGATGACTGGCAAGAGGTCCAAAACTATATCAAGGCTATGACTCAGGCCATTGAACAATTAGGACAGATACCGCTATCGAACCGCCTGCTTAAAGCAACACACAAAACCCTCCTTGAGGGAGTACGCGGTGAAGGGAAACTCCCCGGTGAATTTCGTAAAAGCCAGAATTGGATCGGGGGCAGCGGCCCGTCAAATGCCGCCTTTGTTCCACCCCAGCATACGGAAGTGCCGGACTTGATGAGCGATTTGGAAAAATTTCTGCACAATGACACCATCCATGTTCCCCATCTGATTCGGATCGCCATTTCCCATTACCAATTTGAAACCATTCATCCGTTCCTCGACGGCAATGGACGCATTGGACGTTTGTTGATTACTTTATATCTTGTGAGTAAAGGTATCCTTAAAAAGCCTACGCTCTATCTGTCGGCTTATATCGAAAAGCACAAAGCCGCTTATTATGATGCCTTGAATCATGTTAGGGAATCCAATGACCTTGGGCATTGGGTACGTTTCATGTTGACAGCGGTTCGGGATACTGCTCAGAAGGGGAAAGAGACCTTTCAGTCAATACTTGAGATTCGTAATGAGGTTGAAAAAGCAATTCTATCCTTAGGCAAAAAGGCTAGAAACGCTAACCTGTTGCTAAATTATCTTTACAGCAAACCGATTATAACGCCAAAAGAAGTCGCTGAGATGCTCAGCACAACCCATCAGTCTGCAAGTTCATTAATACGAGATTTCGAGTCCCTCAATATCCTGAAAAAATGGGAAAAAACAGGACGAAGCCAGACATATATTTTTGGTCGTTATTTCGCATTATTTTTAGATTGA